The Argentina anserina chromosome 3, drPotAnse1.1, whole genome shotgun sequence genome includes a region encoding these proteins:
- the LOC126788127 gene encoding probable sugar phosphate/phosphate translocator At3g11320: MASSRVFTVGLITSWYSSNIGVLLLNKFLLTNYGFKYPIFLTLCHMLACSLLSYIAISWIKVVPMQSIRSRVQFVKISMLGFIFCLSVVGGNISLRYLAVSFNQAVGATTPFFTAVFAYLMTLKKEGLLTYVTLIPVVTGVIIASGGEPSFHLFGFIMCIAATAARALKSVLQGILLSSEAEKLNSMNLLLYMGPVACVILMPAALLMEEDVVGITIALARDDVSIVWYLIFNSALAYFVNLTNFLVTKHTSPLTLQVLGNAKGAVAVVVSILIFRNPVSVTGMMGYGLTVTGVILYSEAKKRGR; this comes from the exons ATGGCGTCGAGCCGGGTCTTCACCGTCGGGTTGATTACATCATGGTACTCCTCCAACATCGGAGTTCTTCTATTGAACAAGTTTCTTCTAACCAATTACGGGTTCAAGTACCCGATCTTCCTCACCCTCTGCCACATGCTGGCTTGCTCTCTCTTAAGCTACATTGCCATTTCATGGATCAAGGTGGTTCCCATGCAGAGCATCAGGTCAAGGGTTCAGTTTGTGAAGATATCGATGCTCGGTTTCATCTTCTGTTTGTCGGTCGTCGGCGGGAACATCTCGCTCCGGTATCTGGCGGTGTCGTTCAACCAGGCGGTGGGCGCCACGACGCCGTTCTTCACGGCGGTTTTTGCGTACTTGATGACTCTCAAGAAGGAGGGCTTGCTCACGTACGTTACTCTTATACCTGTCGTCACCGGCGTTATTATTGCCAGCGGG GGAGAACCGAGTTTTCACCTCTTTGGATTTATAATGTGCATTGCTGCAACAGCAGCACGGGCGCTCAAGTCAGTTCTTCAAGGGATACTTCTATCTTCTGAAGC GGAAAAGCTGAATTCTATGAACCTCCTCCTGTACATGGGACCTGTAGCTTGTGTAATCCTTATGCCTGCGGCACTTTTGATGGAAGAAGATGTGGTTGGGATAACCATTGCTCTTGCAAGAGATGATGTGAGCATCGTATGGTATCTAATATTCAATTCTGCCCTTGCATATTTTGTGAATTTGACCAACTTCTTGGTAACCAAGCACACAAGTCCCCTGACTCTCCAG GTGTTGGGAAACGCAAAAGGAGCTGTTGCTGTggttgtttcaattttgatatTCAGAAATCCAGTATCAGTAACTGGGATGATGGGTTACGGTCTCACAGTGACAGGAGTAATCCTCTACAGTGAAGCCAAGAAAAGGGGTAGATAA
- the LOC126787453 gene encoding proliferating cell nuclear antigen-like → MMELRLVQGSLLKKVIESIKDLVTDAKFDCTSTGFSLQAMDSSHVALVALLLRAEGFEHYRCDRNISMGMNLGNLSTVLKGADNDDIITLRADDDGDTVTFMFENPTDEDRITDFEMKLMDIDSEHLGIPEVEYDAIVRMPSAEFTKICKYFCSFGDTVVISVTKEGVKFSTSGDMGTGDRRYKQKNTVDKPEEATIIEMNKPVSLSFGLRYMNSFTKASSLSNTVTISLSSELPGLVEYKIAEMGYIRFYLAPKMIEDDERV, encoded by the exons ATGATGGAGCTCCGATTGGTTCAGGGCTCTCTACTCAAGAAGGTCATCGAGTCCATCAAGGACCTCGTCACCGACGCCAAATTCGACTGCACCTCTACCGGCTTCTCCCTCCAGGCCATGGACTCCAGCCACGTCGCCCTCGTTGCTTTGCTTCTAAGAGCTGAAGGGTTTGAGCACTACCGCTGTGATCGCAACATCTCTATGGGTATGAACCTTGGTAACTTGTCCACGGTGCTCAAGGGCGCTGACAACGATGACATCATCACTCTCAGGGCTGACGATGATGGTGATACTGTCACCTTCATGTTTGAGAACCCCA CCGATGAAGACAGAATTACGGATTTTGAGATGAAGTTGATGGATATCGACAGCGAGCATCTTGGAATCCCAGAGGTAGAATACGATGCTATTGTTAGGATGCCATCTGCTGAATTTACCAAGATTTGCAAGTACTTCTGTAGCTTTGGTGATACTG TTGTGATATCTGTGACAAAGGAAGGTGTCAAGTTCTCTACAAGTGGGGATATGGGCACTGGTGATAGACGGTATAAGCAGAAAAATACTGTTGACAAG CCTGAAGAAGCAACAATCATAGAGATGAATAAGCCAGTTTCATTGTCATTTGGACTGAGGTACATGAACTCCTTCACAAAAGCATCCTCCTTGTCAAACACAGTTACTATCAGCCTCTCCTCGGAACTACCAGGATTGGTTGAGTACAAGATTGCTGAGATGGGATACATAAGGTTCTACTTGGCTCCAAAGATGATAGAGGATGATGAACgagtttga
- the LOC126789616 gene encoding proliferating cell nuclear antigen, which yields MLELRLVQGSLLKKVLESIKDLVTDANFDCSATGFSLQAMDSSHVALVALLLRSEGFEHYRCDRSISMGMNLGNMSKMLKCAGNDDIITIKADDGSDTVTFMFESPTQDKISDFEMKLMDIDSEHLGIPEAEYHAIVRMPSAEFSRICKDLSGIGDTVVISVTKEGVKFSTRGDIGTANIVCRQNTTVDKPEEATIIEMNEPVSLTFALRYMNSFTKASPLSNTVTISLSSELPVVVEYKIAEMGYIRFYLAPKIEEDEDETKPQV from the exons ATGTTGGAGCTCCGATTGGTCCAGGGCTCTCTCCTCAAGAAGGTCCTCGAATCCATCAAGGACCTCGTCACCGACGCCAACTTCGACTGCTCCGCCACCGGCTTCTCCCTCCAGGCCATGGACTCCAGCCACGTCGCCCTCGTCGCTCTCCTTCTCAGATCTGAAGGCTTCGAGCACTACCGCTGCGATCGGAGCATCTCCATGGGGATGAACCTGGGTAACATGTCCAAGATGCTCAAGTGCGCCGGCAACGatgacatcatcaccatcaaggCTGACGACGGCAGTGACACTGTCACCTTCATGTTTGAGAGCCCCA CCCAAGATAAAATTTCTGATTTCGAGATGAAGCTGATGGATATTGACAGTGAGCACCTTGGAATTCCAGAGGCAGAATACCATGCTATTGTTCGGATGCCTTCTGCTGAATTTTCCAGGATTTGCAAAGACCTCAGTGGCATTGGTGATACTG TTGTGATATCTGTGACAAAGGAAGGTGTGAAGTTCTCTACAAGAGGGGATATCGGCACTGCTAATATCGTCTGTAGGCAGAACACTACTGTTGATAAG CCTGAAGAAGCAACAATCATTGAGATGAATGAGCCAGTTTCACTGACATTTGCACTGAGGTACATGAATTCTTTCACAAAAGCATCCCCCTTGTCAAACACAGTTACCATCAGCCTCTCCTCAGAGCTGCCTGTTGTGGTTGAGTACAAGATCGCTGAGATGGGATACATAAGGTTTTACTTGGCGCCAAAGATAGAAGAGGACGAAGATGAGACAAAGCCTCAAGTTTGA
- the LOC126786117 gene encoding mitochondrial uncoupling protein 2: MADLSPRSEISFLQTFLCSAFAACFAEFCTIPLDTAKVRLQLQKKASVGDAAGAPKYKGLLGTMATIAREEGLAALWNGIIPGLQRQCIYGGLRIGLYDPVKLFLVGSAFVGEIPIYHKVLAALLTGALGILVANPMDLVKVRLQAEGKLPAGVPKRYSGAKDAYLTIVRQEGLGALWTGLGPNVARNAIINAAELASYDQVKETVLKIPGFTDNIFTHLLAGLGAGFFAVSIGSPVDVVKSRMMGDLTYKNTFDCFVKTLKYEGFLAFYKGFLPNFGRLGSWNVLMFLMLEQAKNVFRV; the protein is encoded by the exons ATGGCGGATCTCAGCCCCAGGTCTGAGATCTCATTCTTGCAGACCTTCCTCTGCAGTGCTTTCGCTGCTTGTTTCGCTGAG TTCTGTACCATCCCCTTGGACACTGCTAAAGTTAGGCTCCAGCTTCAAAAGAAAGCAAGTGTAGGGGATGCTGCTGGTGCGCCTAAATATAAGGGTTTGTTGGGTACTATGGCTACTATTGCTAGGGAAGAAGGTTTAGCAGCACTTTGGAATGGTATAATTCCAGGATTACAACGACAATGCATCTATGGAGGCTTGAGAATTGGGTTATATGATCCC GTCAAACTTTTCCTTGTTGGCAGTGCTTTTGTTGGAGAAATTCCGATTTACCATAAAGTGCTTGCTGCCCTATTGACTG GTGCGCTAGGTATCCTGGTGGCTAATCCAATGGACCTTGTGAAAGTTCGACTACAAGCTGAAGGAAAATTGCCAGCCGGAGTTCCTAAACGTTACTCTGGAGCTAAAGATGCTTATTTGACTATAGTGAGACAG GAAGGTTTGGGAGCTCTGTGGACTGGGCTGGGACCAAATGTAGCACGAAATGCTATCATAAATGCTGCTGAGCTAGCTAGTTATGATCAAGTGAAGGAG ACAGTTTTGAAAATTCCAGGGTTCACTGACAATATTTTCACTCATCTCCTAGCTGGTCTTGGTGCTGGTTTCTTTGCAGTTTCTATTGGCTCTCCTGTTGATGTG GTGAAATCTAGAATGATGGGAGATCTAACTTACAAGAACACCTTTGATTGCTTCGTCAAAACTTTGAAGTATGAG GGGTTTTTAGCCTTTTATAAGGGGTTTCTTCCAAACTTTGGACGACTAGGATCTTGGAATGTGCTTATGTTTCTAATGCTAGAGCAG GCGAAAAATGTTTTCAGGGTATAA
- the LOC126786115 gene encoding cytosolic enolase 3, with amino-acid sequence MSVQEYLDNHLLSRKIEDAVNAAVRAKAPDPVLFISNHMKKAIPSVITKVKARQILDSRGIPTVEVDLHTNKGVFRASAPSSDLTGVGETRYEAVELRDGDKKTYLGNSVTKAVKNVNEKISEALVGMDPTLQSQIDQAMIDLDKTEKRGELGVNAILAVSMAACKAGAAQKEVPLYKHIADLSGRNTLTLPVPAFTVISGGKRAGNSLAIQEIMILPIGANRFEEALQMGSETYHHLKAVIIEKYGSHGCNVGEDGGFAPNISSFKEGLDLVKEAISRTGYNDQIKIAIDVAATNFCMGTKYDLDYKSPNKSGQNFKTADDMIKLYTELCTEYPIVSIEDPFDKEDWEHTKRFFKLEICQVVGNDLLMSNSERMKKAIEESTCDALLLKINQIGTVTEAIKVVKLAKDAHWGVVASHRCGETEESFIADFSVGLSTGQIKAGAPCRGERLAKYNQLLRIEEELGDDAFYAGEEWRESP; translated from the exons ATGTCAGTCCAGGAGTACCTGGATAATCACCTTCTCTCCCGCAAAATCGAAGACGCTGTCAATGCCGCCGTCCGCGCCAAAGCTCCCGATCCCGTCCTCTTCATC TCGAATCATATGAAGAAGGCGATTCCGTCAGTGATAACCAAGGTCAAAGCTCGGCAGATCCTCGATAGCAGAGGAATTCCTACTGTTGAAGTTGATCTTCATACTAACAAAGGAGTCTTCCGAGCTTCAGCTCCCAGCTCCGATCTTACTGGAGT TGGTGAAACTAGGTATGAGGCTGTGGAGTTGCGAGACGGGGACAAGAAAACGTATCTTGGAAACAGTGTGACTAAAGCTGTTAAGAATGTGAATGAGAAGATATCGGAAGCTTTGGTTGGGATGGATCCTACGCTTCAATCGCAGATTGATCAGGCAATGATAGACTTGGATAAGACAGAGAAGAGG GGTGAACTTGGTGTAAATGCCATATTGGCTGTGTCGATGGCAGCTTGCAAAGCTGGGGCTGCTCAGAAGGAG GTTCCACTGTACAAACATATTGCTGACCTTTCTGGAAGAAACACCCTCACCCTGCCTGTTCCTGCTTTCACTGTTATAAGTGGAGGAAAGCGTGCTGGGAATAGTCTGGCCATTCAG GAAATCATGATCCTCCCAATTGGAGCTAACAGGTTTGAGGAGGCACTGCAAATGGGAtcagaaacatatcatcaCTTGAAG GCTGTTATCATAGAGAAGTATGGCTCACATGGCTGTAATGTTGGTGAAGACGGTGGTTTTGCTCCCAACATCTCCAG TTTTAAAGAAGGCTTGGATCTTGTAAAAGAAGCTATCAGCAGAACAGGCTATAATGACCAGATAAAAATAGCAATTGATGTTGCTGCCACGAACTTCTGCATGG GTACCAAGTATGACCTGGACTACAAATCACCGAATAAGTCAGGGCAAAACTTTAAGACGGCAGATGATATGATTAAGTTGTATACAGAACTTTGTACTG AGTACCCAATTGTATCAATTGAAGATCCGTTTGATAAAGAGGACTGGGAACACACCAAACGCTTttttaaacttgaaatttGTCAG GTAGTTGGAAATGACTTGTTAATGTCAAATTCAGAACGTATGAAGAAAGCAATAGAGGAATCTACATGTGATGCTCTTCTTCTGAAG ATTAACCAGATTGGGACAGTGACTGAGGCCATTAAAGTGGTCAAACTGGCAAAGGATGCCCACTGGGGAGTGGTGGCATCTCATAGATGTGGTGAAACTGAAGAGTCCTTCATAGCCGATTTCTCTGTTGGTCTCTCTACTGGTCAGATCAAAGCTGGTGCTCCGTGCAGAGGCGAGCGACTGGCCAAGTATAACCAG TTGCTTCGAATTGAGGAAGAGCTTGGGGATGATGCATTTTACGCTGGTGAAGAGTGGAGGGAATCACCCTGA
- the LOC126785815 gene encoding neutral ceramidase 1-like → MELLGVEIRKRYGGLLAIFVVLCAVGGAVCESNYLIGLGSYDITGPAADVNMMGYANTEQTASGVHFRLRARSFVAAEPQGKRVVFVNLDACMASQLVKLKVIERLKARYGDLYTEKNVAISGIHTHAGPGGYLQYVVYIVTSLGFVRQSFDALVDGIEQSIIQAHQNLAPGSVFVNKGEILDAGVNRSPSAYLNNPAAERSKYKYDVDKEMTLLKFVDNQWGPVGSFNWFATHGTSMSRTNSLISGDNKGAAARFMEDWFEENGGRGAYSDDIDADEIPRRVSNIVYDRHANHHELLELAASFQSPPGTPATRSLSVARRVRGVLRQANKPRFVSAFCQSNCGDVSPNVLGAFCTDTGLPCDFNHSTCGGKNELCYGRGPGYPDEFESTRIIGERQFKKAVDLFNKASEQLTGKIEYRHTYIDFSQLEVTLPKKGGDSQVVKTCPAAMGFGFAAGTTDGPGAFDFRQGDDKGNPFWRLVRNVLKTPGKEQVDCQSPKPILLDTGEMKQPYDWAPAILPIQIFRIGQLIILSVPGEFTTMAGRRLRDAVKAELTSGGHGGNIHVVLAGLTNTYSQYITTFEEYEVQRYEGASTLYGPHTLSAYIQEFKKLAKALISDQPIAPGPQPPDLLDKQISLLTPVVMDATPAGVSFGDCSTDVPHNSTFKRGHDMVTVTFWSACPRNDLMTEGTFSLVEILHGKDSWVPVYDDDDFCLRFKWSRPSKFSTRSQATIEWRIPQSATPGVYRIRHFGASKNLVGSIRHFTGSSSAFVVA, encoded by the exons ATGGAGTTACTAGGAGTTGAAATTCGGAAACGCTATGGAGGTTTACTGGCGATTTTTGTGGTTCTGTGTGCTGTTGGAGGAGCGGTGTGCGAATCTAACTACTTGATTGGGCTCGGGAGCTATGACATCACCGGCCCGGCTGCTGACGTCAACATGATGGGGTACGCTAACACGGAGCAGACCGCTTCCGGAGTTCACTTCCGGCTGCGGGCTCGGTCGTTCGTGGCGGCGGAGCCGCAGGGGAAGCGGGTGGTGTTTGTGAACCTCGATGCTTGCATGGCCTCGCAGCTTGTCAAGTTGAAAGTCATTGAGAGGTTGAAGGCAAG GTATGGGGATCTTTATACTGAGAAGAATGTAGCTATTAGTGGAATTCACACCCACGCTGGTCCTGGGGGTTATCTTCAGTATGTTGTATATATTGTAACATCTCTAGGGTTTGTGCGTCAGTCGTTTGATGCCCTTGTTGATGGCATTGAGCAGAGCATTATTCAAGCCCATCAAAATCTTGCGCCAGGATCGGTTTTTGTTAACAAGG GAGAAATCTTGGATGCTGGAGTAAATCGTAGTCCTAGTGCTTATCTCAATAATCCTGCTGCAGAGCGCAGTAAATACAAATATGATGTTGATAAAGAAATGACTCTTCTGAAGTTTGTTGATAATCAATGGGGTCCAGTGGGTAGTTTTAACTGGTTTGCAACTCATGGAACTTCCATGAGTCGGACTAACTCGTTGATTAGTGGGGATAATAAGGGTGCTGCTGCACGATTTATGGAAGACTGGTTTGAGGAGAATGGTGGTAGAGGTGCATATTCTGATGATATTGATGCTGATGAGATTCCACGGAGAGTGTCAAACATAGTTTATGACCGTCATGCTAATC ACCATGAGTTACTGGAGCTTGCTGCATCCTTTCAGTCTCCTCCTGGTACGCCAGCTACCAGGTCCTTGAGTGTGGCAAGGCGTGTCAGGGGTGTACTAAGGCAAGCTAACAAGCCTAGATTTGTATCTGCCTTTTGTCAATCAAACTGTGGTGATGTGAGCCCAAATGTTCTAGGCGCTTTCTGCACAGATACAGGACTACCTTGTGATTTCAATCACAGCACCTGTGGTGGGAAGAATGAGTTGTGCTATGGCAGAGGACCTGG TTACCCAGATGAATTTGAAAGTACACGTATCATTGGTGAGAGGCAATTCAAAAAAGCTGTCGATCTTTTTAACAAAGCATCTGAACAGTTGACCGGGAAGATTGAATACCGCCATACTTACATCGACTTCTCCCAACTTGAAGTAACCCTTCCCAAGAAGGGGGGAGATTCTCAGGTGGTCAAGACTTGTCCTGCTGCAATGGGATTTGGATTTGCTGCTGGAACCACTGACGGACCTGGAGCTTTTGATTTCAGGCAAGGGGATGATAAG GGAAACCCTTTCTGGAGATTGGTGCGCAATGTACTCAAGACGCCAGGCAAGGAACAAGTTGATTGTCAGAGTCCAAAGCCAATCTTGCTTGATACTGGTGAAATGAAGCAACCATATGACTGGGCA CCTGCAATACTTCCAATTCAGATCTTCCGGATAGGGCAGCTTATCATTCTCAGTGTTCCTGGAG AATTTACGACAATGGCTGGCAGACGGCTACGTGATGCTGTGAAAGCTGAACTGACCAGTGGTGGTCACGGTGGAAATATTCATGTTGTGTTAGCAGGATTGACTAATACTTATTCTCAGTATATCACAACCTTTGAAGAGTATGAAGTGCAGAGATATGAG GGTGCATCCACTCTCTATGGACCACACACGCTAAGTGCCTACATTCAGGAGTTCAAGAAGCTTGCTAAAGCTCTCATCAGTGACCAACCCATTGCACCAGGTCCTCAACCTCCAGATCTCCTCGATAAGCAAATAAGCTTGCTTACTCCGGTTGTGATGGATGCAACCCCTGCTGGTGTCAGTTTTGGGGATTGCAGTACAGATGTGCCTCATAACTCCACTTTTAAAAGAGGTCATGACATGGTTACAGTGACCTTCTGGTCGGCTTGTCCTCGTAATGACCTTATGACTGAAGGTACGTTCTCCCTTGTGGAGATTCTACATGGAAAGGATTCTTGGGTTCCAGTTTACGATGACGATGATTTCTGTCTGCGCTTCAAGTGGTCTAGACCTTCTAAATTCAGTACTAGAAGTCAGGCAACCATAGAATGGAGAATTCCTCAGTCTGCAACTCCCGGAGTATACAGAATAAGGCACTTTGGTGCCTCTAAGAACCTAGTTGGGTCTATTCGCCACTTTACAGGGTCATCTAGTGCTTTTGTGGTAGCTTAA